In a genomic window of Hippoglossus stenolepis isolate QCI-W04-F060 chromosome 15, HSTE1.2, whole genome shotgun sequence:
- the LOC118122428 gene encoding neuronal migration protein doublecortin isoform X1 — MELDFGHFDERDKASRTPRGGRLNGLPSPTHSAHCSFYRTRTLQALSNEKKAKKVRFYRNGDRYFKGIVYAVAGDRFRTFDALLADLTRSLSDHINLPQGVRFIFTIDGTLKIESLDELEEGESYVCASENLFKKVDYTKNVNPNWSVNVKASASQKNMQSLAAKAAGETRETKDFVRPKLVTVMRSGVKPRKAVRILLNKKTAHSFEQVLTDITEAIKLESGIVKRIYTLDGKQVTCLQDFFGDDDVFIACGPEKFRYAQDDFSLDQNGPECRVMKTPKAQRGSVKSPAPIRRIKSPAESTNGTGSSSQLSTPISKHSPTSTPTSPALNNKQKDLYLPLSLDDDDSQGESM; from the exons ATGGAGCTAgattttggacattttgacGAGCGAGACAAGGCATCCCGCACCCCGCGGGGAGGGCGCCTGAATGGACTCCCCAGCCCGACCCACAGCGCCCACTGCAGCTTTTACCGCACACGCACCCTGCAGGCCCTCAGCAATGAGAAGAAAGCCAAAAAGGTGCGCTTCTACCGCAACGGAGACCGCTACTTCAAGGGCATCGTGTACGCTGTGGCCGGCGACCGATTTCGCACCTTTGACGCCCTCCTGGCTGACCTCACGCGCTCACTTTCCGACCACATCAACTTGCCACAGGGCGTCCGCTTCATCTTTACTATTGATGGCACCCTGAAGATCGAATCCTTGGATGAGCTAGAGGAAG GGGAAAGCTACGTTTGTGCATCAGAGAACTTGTTCAAGAAGGTCGACTACACAAAGAACGTCAACCCCAACTGGTCTGTGAATGTAAAGGCCTCTGCGAGCCAGAAGAACATGCAGTCCTTAGCCGCCAAGGCCGCGGGCGAGACCAGGGAGACCAAGGACTTTGTTCGCCCCAAGCTTGTGACGGTGATGCGCAGTGGCGTGAAGCCGCGCAAGGCTGTGCGCATTCTGCTCAACAAGAAAACGGCACACTCCTTCGAGCAGGTCCTCACCGACATCACAGAGGCCATAAAACTTGAAAGTGGGATCGTGAAGAGGATCTACACACTTGATGGCAAGCAG GTGACCTGCCTTCAAGATTTCTTCGGCGATGACGATGTCTTCATTGCATGTGGACCAGAGAAATTCCGCTATGCCCAGGACGACTTCTCTCTGGATCAGAACGGTCCGG AGTGCAGGGTGATGAAGACGCCCAAAGCTCAGCGTGGTTCAGTGAAGAGTCCTGCTCCAATCAGGCGCATCAAGTCTCCTGCTGAATCAA CCAACGGGACGGGCTCCAGCAGCCAGCTGTCCACCCCGATTTCCAAGCAttcccccacctccacccccaccaGTCCAGCCCTCAACAACAAGCAGAAG gatCTCTACTTGCCCTTATCTCTGGATGACGATGATTCTCAGGGCGAATCCATGTAA
- the LOC118122428 gene encoding neuronal migration protein doublecortin isoform X2 produces MELDFGHFDERDKASRTPRGGRLNGLPSPTHSAHCSFYRTRTLQALSNEKKAKKVRFYRNGDRYFKGIVYAVAGDRFRTFDALLADLTRSLSDHINLPQGVRFIFTIDGTLKIESLDELEEGESYVCASENLFKKVDYTKNVNPNWSVNVKASASQKNMQSLAAKAAGETRETKDFVRPKLVTVMRSGVKPRKAVRILLNKKTAHSFEQVLTDITEAIKLESGIVKRIYTLDGKQVTCLQDFFGDDDVFIACGPEKFRYAQDDFSLDQNECRVMKTPKAQRGSVKSPAPIRRIKSPAESTNGTGSSSQLSTPISKHSPTSTPTSPALNNKQKDLYLPLSLDDDDSQGESM; encoded by the exons ATGGAGCTAgattttggacattttgacGAGCGAGACAAGGCATCCCGCACCCCGCGGGGAGGGCGCCTGAATGGACTCCCCAGCCCGACCCACAGCGCCCACTGCAGCTTTTACCGCACACGCACCCTGCAGGCCCTCAGCAATGAGAAGAAAGCCAAAAAGGTGCGCTTCTACCGCAACGGAGACCGCTACTTCAAGGGCATCGTGTACGCTGTGGCCGGCGACCGATTTCGCACCTTTGACGCCCTCCTGGCTGACCTCACGCGCTCACTTTCCGACCACATCAACTTGCCACAGGGCGTCCGCTTCATCTTTACTATTGATGGCACCCTGAAGATCGAATCCTTGGATGAGCTAGAGGAAG GGGAAAGCTACGTTTGTGCATCAGAGAACTTGTTCAAGAAGGTCGACTACACAAAGAACGTCAACCCCAACTGGTCTGTGAATGTAAAGGCCTCTGCGAGCCAGAAGAACATGCAGTCCTTAGCCGCCAAGGCCGCGGGCGAGACCAGGGAGACCAAGGACTTTGTTCGCCCCAAGCTTGTGACGGTGATGCGCAGTGGCGTGAAGCCGCGCAAGGCTGTGCGCATTCTGCTCAACAAGAAAACGGCACACTCCTTCGAGCAGGTCCTCACCGACATCACAGAGGCCATAAAACTTGAAAGTGGGATCGTGAAGAGGATCTACACACTTGATGGCAAGCAG GTGACCTGCCTTCAAGATTTCTTCGGCGATGACGATGTCTTCATTGCATGTGGACCAGAGAAATTCCGCTATGCCCAGGACGACTTCTCTCTGGATCAGAACG AGTGCAGGGTGATGAAGACGCCCAAAGCTCAGCGTGGTTCAGTGAAGAGTCCTGCTCCAATCAGGCGCATCAAGTCTCCTGCTGAATCAA CCAACGGGACGGGCTCCAGCAGCCAGCTGTCCACCCCGATTTCCAAGCAttcccccacctccacccccaccaGTCCAGCCCTCAACAACAAGCAGAAG gatCTCTACTTGCCCTTATCTCTGGATGACGATGATTCTCAGGGCGAATCCATGTAA